One region of Eupeodes corollae chromosome 1, idEupCoro1.1, whole genome shotgun sequence genomic DNA includes:
- the LOC129941460 gene encoding neuropeptide F isoform X1, with amino-acid sequence MASQTVTRFGIFICIIMLVSYVSASMSRPPRNNDINNMADALRYLQDLDNYYGDKARVRFGKRGPLLLRDRLMEEAAADLTHKGITASEDEPF; translated from the exons ATGGCTTCCCAGACAGTCACACGATTCGGTATCTTCATTTGCATCATCATGTTGGTTAGCTATGTATCCGCTTCTATGTCTCGCCCACCAAGGAATAACGACATCAACAATATGGCAGATGCTCTGAGGTATCTCCAAGATTTAGATAATTACTATGGTGACAAGGCCAGAGTCAG gtttGGAAAACGGGGACCACTATTGCTTAGAGATAGGCTAATGGAGGAAGCAGCCGCCGATTTG ACTCACAAAGGCATTACAGCTTCCGAAGATGAACCATTCTAA
- the LOC129941460 gene encoding neuropeptide F isoform X2, whose protein sequence is MASQTVTRFGIFICIIMLVSYVSASMSRPPRNNDINNMADALRYLQDLDNYYGDKARVRFGKRGPLLLRDRLMEEAAADLKDSQRHYSFRR, encoded by the exons ATGGCTTCCCAGACAGTCACACGATTCGGTATCTTCATTTGCATCATCATGTTGGTTAGCTATGTATCCGCTTCTATGTCTCGCCCACCAAGGAATAACGACATCAACAATATGGCAGATGCTCTGAGGTATCTCCAAGATTTAGATAATTACTATGGTGACAAGGCCAGAGTCAG gtttGGAAAACGGGGACCACTATTGCTTAGAGATAGGCTAATGGAGGAAGCAGCCGCCGATTTG AAAGACTCACAAAGGCATTACAGCTTCCGAAGATGA